In Aedes albopictus strain Foshan chromosome 3, AalbF5, whole genome shotgun sequence, the following are encoded in one genomic region:
- the LOC109428054 gene encoding uncharacterized protein LOC109428054: protein MYQPEVCLVPPDTGEGFQFPFATPYPIQLDLMRSLYSTVDGRQVGIFESPTGTGKSLTLTCGVLSWLRDYEVAMARELGGKIERLKAEIGRCFVRFVRRCDMDCNKKFQLIKLWEQHPVLWDRDNPDRLRKDAQKQARETIATKLGVDVETVKKAMNGLKAQLSGECTKVRKGGKNGNDVYNSKWMYYSALQFLTRGKSEAEDIDPLNDIWQVKNEHSQDGQEDQTWENHSSASSYVPSISFDDTAPALEIHNSTGQPSRDRTHLKRKSSSSDGAKLLSKCIDILSGQSEPKKMKSRATILGESTSSLLETLWAEDFSLYKEYAVALRNLNNKYEQAYEDKINAS from the exons ATGTACCAGCCGGAAGTGTGCCTCGTTCCCCCGGATACGGGCGAGGGCTTTCAGTTTCCGTTCGCGACGCCGTACCCGATCCAGCTGGATCTGATGCGTTCGCTGTACTCGACGGTCGACGGCAGGCAGGTTGGCATATTCGAAAGTCCCACCGGAACGGGGAAAAGTCTGACGCTGACCTGTGGGGTACTGAGCTGGCTGAGGGATTACGAGGTGGCGATGGCGCGGGAGCTGGGTGGGAAGATTGAGCGGTTGAAGGCGGAGATTGGGCG GTGTTTCGTTCGTTTCGTTCGGCGTTGTGATATGGATTGCAACAAGAAGTTTCAGTTGATCAAACTGTGGGAACAGCATCCGGTGCTATGGGATCGGGACAATCCCGATCGCCTCAGGAAGGATGCTCAAAAACAAGCCCGCGAAACCATTGCCACCAAGCTCGGCGTCGATGTGGAAACCGTGAAAAAAGCCATGAACGGATTGAAGGCTCAATTGTCAG GGGAATGTACAAAAGTGCGCAAAGGAGGTAAAAATGGAAACGATGTTTACAACTCGAAGTGGATGTACTATTCGGCTTTGCAGTTTCTGACTCGTGGAAAATCTGAAGCTGAGGATATTGACCCACTG aatgataTATGGCAGGTTAAAAACGAACACAGTCAGGATGGCCAAGAAGACCAAACCTGGGAAAATCACAGCTCGGCAAGTTCTTATGTCCCAAGCATCAGTTTCGATGATACAGCCCCTGCTCTGGAAATCCATAATTCAACAGGACAACCTTCAAGAGATCGCACACATCTGAAACGTAAAAGTTCATCATCAGACGGGGCAAAACTTCTTTCCAAATGCATTGACATCCTGTCCGGACAGTCGGAACCGAAGAAGATGAAAAGCAGAGCCACCATCCTGGGCGAATCGACGAGTTCACTGTTGGAAACGCTGTGGGCTGAGGACTTTTCCTTGTACAAAGAGTACGCGGTGGCTTTACGAAATCTGAACAACAAATACGAGCAAGCCTATGAAGATAAGATAAACGCTTCGTGA